The Paraburkholderia sp. SOS3 genome includes a region encoding these proteins:
- a CDS encoding helix-turn-helix transcriptional regulator, with translation MEYIFTLKYQLPEADADLDELVERLGAAGCDDALIGIGLPGRIALEFTREAESADEALVSALASVKSVVPTARLIEAAPDFVGLTDAAQAVGVTRQNMRKLMLKHATSFPTPVHEGTTTVWHLADILAWLQAKCNYNLEQRLIDVASTAMQINLAKEGRQMTTRMQREVRMLVA, from the coding sequence ATGGAGTACATCTTTACGCTGAAGTACCAGTTGCCGGAAGCCGATGCCGATCTGGACGAGCTCGTCGAACGGCTCGGCGCTGCCGGGTGCGACGATGCATTGATTGGCATTGGTCTTCCTGGTCGTATCGCACTCGAATTCACGCGTGAGGCGGAGTCGGCCGATGAAGCGCTGGTCAGTGCGCTTGCAAGCGTCAAGTCAGTTGTTCCGACAGCGAGGCTGATCGAGGCTGCCCCCGACTTTGTCGGGCTGACCGATGCCGCGCAGGCGGTTGGCGTGACGCGCCAGAACATGCGCAAGCTGATGCTCAAACATGCGACGAGCTTTCCTACGCCCGTACACGAAGGAACGACGACAGTGTGGCATCTGGCCGATATCCTTGCGTGGCTGCAGGCGAAGTGCAACTACAACCTCGAGCAGCGCCTGATCGATGTCGCATCCACCGCGATGCAGATCAACCTGGCGAAGGAGGGGCGCCAGATGACCACGCGCATGCAACGTGAAGTCCGCATGCTGGTTGCGTAG
- the ugpQ gene encoding glycerophosphodiester phosphodiesterase codes for MTNGIAGEAQVEVTHWPYPRLVAHRCGGKLAPENTLAGFDACVQHGYRMVEFDAKLSADNQVFLLHDDTLDRTTNGCGAAAQHTWAQLAALDAGSWFDRRFAGVCLPTIADAATRCERDALAANIEIKPCPGRDALTGELVAAAALSLWRRSQMPLLSSFSYDALAAARKVAPTLPRGMLFDAVPRDWRRIVHELECVSLHVDHRHLTDALVAEIRAAGLRVLAYTVNDPVRARELVQWGVDMICTDRLDLITEAL; via the coding sequence ATGACAAACGGAATCGCCGGTGAAGCGCAAGTCGAAGTGACGCATTGGCCGTACCCTCGGCTCGTGGCGCATCGTTGCGGCGGTAAGCTCGCCCCCGAAAACACGCTCGCCGGATTCGACGCTTGCGTGCAGCACGGTTACCGGATGGTCGAATTCGATGCGAAGCTGTCCGCAGATAATCAGGTTTTCCTGCTGCACGACGACACGCTCGATCGAACCACAAACGGTTGCGGCGCGGCGGCGCAGCACACGTGGGCACAATTGGCCGCGCTCGACGCGGGCTCTTGGTTTGATCGCCGATTCGCAGGCGTATGCCTGCCCACGATTGCCGATGCGGCAACCCGTTGCGAACGCGATGCGCTTGCGGCCAACATCGAGATCAAGCCCTGCCCAGGCCGCGACGCGTTGACGGGCGAACTCGTGGCTGCGGCGGCGCTTTCGCTGTGGCGGCGCTCGCAAATGCCGCTGCTGTCGTCATTCTCGTATGACGCATTGGCTGCCGCACGCAAGGTTGCGCCGACGCTGCCGCGCGGCATGCTGTTCGATGCAGTGCCTCGCGACTGGCGGCGCATCGTGCACGAACTCGAGTGCGTATCGCTGCACGTGGATCACAGGCATCTGACCGATGCCCTCGTCGCCGAAATTCGCGCGGCTGGTTTGCGCGTACTCGCCTACACGGTGAACGACCCCGTTCGCGCGCGCGAACTCGTTCAATGGGGTGTCGACATGATCTGCACCGATCGCCTCGATCTGATCACCGAAGCCTTGTAG
- a CDS encoding dicarboxylate/amino acid:cation symporter: MKKPFYKILYVQVIAAIIIGIVLGHFSPAFAVDMKPLGDAFIKLIKMVIGPIIFCTVVTGIAGMQDMKKVGRVGGKALLYFEIVSTFALVLGLIATHVLKPGVGFNIDPATLDGKAVASYAAKAHGQSSVEFLMHIIPDTISSAFAQGEILQILLVALLFGSVLATIGERGKVVTDFIEGISGVLFGIVKIITKLAPIGAFGAMAFTIGKYGIGSLLPLLKLIGTFYLTSIVFVVVVLGLIARVVGFNILRFVAYIKEEMLIVLGTSSSEAALPQLMLKLEKLGCSRSVVGLVVPTGYSFNLDGTNIYMTMAVLFIAQATNTDLTLTQQLTLLAVTMLTSKGASGVTGAGFITLAATLAVVPTIPLSGMVLILGIDRFMSECRALTNIVGNGVATVVVSAWERELDRSKLRAVMQRDVSVNEPAEV; encoded by the coding sequence GTGAAGAAACCCTTCTACAAAATCCTCTACGTCCAGGTGATCGCCGCCATCATTATCGGCATCGTGCTCGGACACTTCTCGCCGGCGTTCGCCGTCGACATGAAGCCGCTTGGCGACGCGTTCATCAAGCTGATCAAGATGGTGATCGGCCCGATCATCTTCTGTACGGTCGTGACCGGTATCGCCGGCATGCAGGACATGAAGAAGGTCGGGCGGGTCGGCGGCAAGGCGCTGCTGTACTTCGAGATCGTCTCGACCTTCGCGCTCGTGCTCGGCCTGATCGCGACGCACGTGCTCAAGCCCGGCGTCGGTTTCAACATCGATCCGGCCACGCTCGACGGCAAGGCGGTTGCCTCGTATGCGGCGAAAGCGCACGGCCAGTCGAGCGTCGAGTTCCTGATGCACATCATTCCGGACACTATCTCGTCCGCGTTTGCGCAAGGTGAAATCCTGCAGATCCTGCTCGTTGCGCTGCTGTTCGGCAGCGTGCTCGCGACGATCGGCGAACGCGGCAAGGTCGTCACCGACTTCATCGAAGGCATCTCGGGCGTGCTGTTCGGCATCGTGAAGATCATCACGAAGCTCGCGCCGATCGGCGCGTTTGGTGCGATGGCGTTCACGATCGGCAAGTACGGCATCGGCTCGCTGCTGCCGCTCCTGAAGCTGATCGGCACGTTCTATCTGACGTCGATCGTGTTCGTGGTCGTCGTGCTCGGCCTTATCGCGCGCGTGGTCGGCTTCAATATCCTCCGCTTCGTCGCTTACATCAAGGAAGAGATGCTGATCGTGCTCGGCACCAGTTCGTCGGAAGCCGCGCTGCCGCAGTTGATGCTGAAGCTCGAGAAGCTCGGCTGCTCGCGTTCGGTCGTGGGTCTCGTCGTGCCGACCGGCTACTCGTTCAACCTCGACGGCACCAATATCTATATGACGATGGCGGTGCTCTTCATCGCGCAGGCGACGAACACCGATCTGACGCTGACGCAGCAGTTGACGCTGCTCGCCGTGACGATGCTGACGTCCAAGGGCGCGAGCGGCGTGACGGGCGCAGGCTTCATCACGCTCGCCGCGACGCTCGCTGTCGTACCGACGATCCCGCTGTCGGGCATGGTGCTGATTCTCGGCATCGACCGCTTCATGAGCGAATGCCGTGCGCTGACCAACATCGTCGGCAACGGCGTGGCGACGGTCGTCGTGTCCGCATGGGAACGCGAACTCGACCGCTCGAAGCTGCGCGCGGTGATGCAGCGCGACGTGTCGGTCAACGAACCGGCCGAAGTTTGA